The DNA window GAGTGAAACGAAATTAAAGATGATGGCGGAGGAGAAGGATAAACGGGCGATGAAGCTGTTTGCGCTGGTGGAACAGCCGGCGAAATTTCTGGCTACGATCCAGGTGGCGATCACTCTGGCAGGACTCTTAGGGGGCGCGTTTGCGGCGGATAATTTCGCGGGGCCTCTGACAGATCTTCTGGTCAGAGCGGGAGTGACGATTCCGGAGAATGTATTGAATTCCATTGCGGTGGTTGTGATCACGCTGGTCCTGACTTACTTTAACCTGGTGTTTGGGGAATTGGTCCCCAAAAGGATCGCTATGAAGAAGACAGAGGCTATGGCCCTTGGAATGTCCGGCCTGCTGTCCTTTGTTTCTAAGGCGGCGGCTCCGCTGGTATGGCTTTTGACAGCTTCTACCAACGGAATCCTGCGGCTGATGGGGATCGACCCAAATCAGGACGAGGACACTGTGACAGAGGAAGAAATCCGCATGCTTCTGGTGGAAGGCAACGAGAAGGGGATTATCCCCCAGGAGGAAAATGATATCATCCAGAATGTATTTGAATTTAACGATACTTCTGTGGAACAGATCTGTACAAGACGTCGGGATGTGATCTATCTTTCTCTTCAGGACGACATGGAAGAGTGGGAGAAGATCATTTATGAAAACCGCCATACCCACTATCCTGTCTGTCGGGAGGGCCAGGAAGACATTGTGGGCGTGCTGGATACGAAAGATTATTTCCGGCTGAAGGATAAATCCAGAGAAAGCGTTATGAATTCAGCGGTAGACAAGGCGTTTTTTATTCCAGAGATCATGAAGGCCAATGTGCTGTTTGCGAAGATGAAGCAGACACGCAATTATTTCGCGGTGATCGTAGATGAGTACGGCGGCCTGTCCGGGATCATAACCCTTCACGACTTAATGGAAGCCTTGGTAGGAGATCTGAGGGAACTAGAAGAACCTATAGAACCGGAAGATATTGAGAAGCTGGATGAAGGAGTTTGGAAGATTCAAGGATGCGCGGATCTGGAAGATGTAGCGGAAGAGTTGAAGATAAAATTAGATCTGGAGGACTATGATACTTTCAGCGGTTATATCTGCGGAGAAATAGGACGGATACCAAGCGATGGGGAAAAATTCCATATAGAAACAGAAGAATTGTCTATTGATGTGAGAGATGTAGAAAATCATGTGATCAAGGAGACGATCGTAAGATTGAAATAATCGGAATTGTTTCCGAATTGTAGTTGGGGCCGGGGGATTTTTAAAAATCCCCCGGCCCCAACTGATGAATTACGTATCCACCAGTGAGGGATGCCCCGATGTAGCATAGGATTCCCCCGGTATTTCCAATGGTTTCCGCGATTTGACAGAATATTTTCTGTGTCATGTCATAGTAGGGACTGATGTAGAACATGTTGATAGGGCCATATTGATGAAGGAAAAGATTCAGCCCTGTGGCGATCAGACAGCAGGTGAGGTAGCAGACAGCGGCGCCGGCGAACCCGCTCCTATCTTTGTTCTTCCTGCGGATATATCCTGCGGAAAGCCCAATCCCGATCAATGCGAAATGCCAGGCGTAGGAGTGGATGGTCAGCGGAGCGCAGCCGTAATGCATTCCGCTGGTATCGCAGAAAGCAAAGATTCCGCCCAAGAGACCAAAATCCATCAAGAAAGACAAGAAAGCCTGATACAGCCTGGGGGATCTGATCCAAGGAAGAAGGAGACAGATATACATGGGCGTGCTGCATAGCTGGAAGGGGAAATACCACCAGTTGTAAACGCCGTTATTTAGTTGATATGTGATACACCACTGTTTCCAGATCTCGCTTGCGAGCAGGACCAGTCCGCAGCACAGGAAGAAATATCTTTGTTTTTTCATAATTGACTGCCTCGATATCAGTGTGTCTTAGAATGTATTTATTATACACCTGGCGCAATAAATGTGCTATAATACAAATACTGTGCCCGCAGAGGGATGGGAGACAGCATACAATAAGAGATGAGGTGGAAATATGCGGACGAAAAATGCGTGTATGCTGATATTGACAGCATTTATCTGGGGGACGGCTTTTGTGGCCCAAAGTGTGGGAATGGATCATCTTGGCCCGTTTACCTTCAACGGTGTGCGGAATCTGATCGGAGGAGCGGCTTTGCTTCCCTGTATCTTTTTCCTGGAAAGATGGAACCGGAAGGATCAGAAGAAGGAATCAGGGCAGGAAGTCCCCGGTACGAGAAAGGATCTGATCACAGGCGGAATCGCCTGCGGTCTTCTGCTTTTTGCGGCCAGCAGTCTTCAGCAGATCGGCCTAGTCTATACATCGGCTGGAAAGGCAGGGTTTATTACGGCTTTTTATATCGTGATCGTACCGGTGCTGGGGATTTTTCTTCATCAGAAAGCAGGATGGAAGATCTGGGCGGCGGTGGCGGCGGCGCTTGCTGGTTTATATCTTTTGTGTATTACCGATGGTTTTTCGGTCAATATCGGAGATTTCTATGTGCTTCTATGCGCATTGTTGTTTTCCCTGCATATCCTGGTGATCGATCATTTTGCGCCGAAGGTAGATGGGGTAAAAATGTCCTGTATCCAGTTTTTTGTATGCGGGATCGTTTCCCTGGTCCCAATGTTTCTATGGGAAGAACCAAGAATAGAAGGCTTGCTCTTAAGCTGGTTTCCTCTTCTGTATGCGGGAGTGCTTTCCTGCGGTGTGGCTTACACCCTGCAGATCGTGGGGCAGAAGAATGTGAATCCAACGGTGGCTTCTTTGCTTTTGAGTCTGGAGTCCTGTTTCTCTGTTCTGGCTGGATGGATTATCCTTGGGGAACGGCTGTCGCTAAGAGAGGGAGCAGGGTGTATTTTGATGTTTGCGGCGATCGTGCTTGCACAATTGCCGGAGAGAAAGGAGAAATTGCAGTATGAATAATTATCCGCTGATTCTTAAAATGATGGAATACTATGCGGGGCGTCCAAAGCAGATCCAGCATTTTATGAAAGTGTACGCCTATGCGAAACTGATCGGGGAGATGGAACACATTTCGCCGGAACTCCAGAGGATCCTGGAAACGGCCGCGATCACTCATGATATTGGTATCAGAGCCAGCGAGATAAAATATGGAAATTCCAGCGGAAAAAATCAGGAGTTAGAAGGTCCGCCGGAGGCGCGGAAAATGCTTTGGGAACTTGGGTATGACGAAGAACTGATCCAAAGGGTATGCTATCTGATTGGCCATCATCATACTTATCAGAAAATCGATGGTATAGATTATCAGATCTTGGTTGAAGCTGATTTCCTGGTCAATCTGTATGAAAACGGAAATGATTCTCAAGCGGTAAAGACAGCTTTGGAGCGAATTTTTGTGACGGAGACAGGAAAAACTTTGTGCAGGACAATGTTCGGTATACAGGAACCCCAAATAGACAAGAAGGGAGAAATATCATATGGTACGAGAAATTAAGAAAGAAGATTATCAGCTCTATATGGATTTAAGCCGTGAATTCTATGATTCCGACGCGGTGCTCCACTCTATTCCAGCTTCTTACAGGGAAGAGACTTGGAAGGAAATGATGCGTTCAGAAGAGTTTGTCAAAGGATATATTCTGGAAAAGGACGGGATCGAAGCCGGGTACGGGCTGACCAGTTATACCTTTTCCCAGGAAGCCGGCGGAAGAGTGGTCTGGCTGGAAGAATTATATATCCGTCCTGAATATCGTTGCCATGGACTTGGAAAAGAGTTCTTCCGGTATGTGGACGAAAAGGTAGCCCCCACGGTGAAACGGCTTCGGCTGGAGATCGAACCGGACAATCTGCGGGCGAAAAAACTGTATCTTGCTATGGGTTATAAGGATCTGCCTTACGTCCAGATGATCAAAGAAGCACAGGAGGATTAGAAGATGAGATTTGTAATTCAGAGAGTATCGGAAAGCGAAGTGAAGGTGGACGGAGAGATCCTGGGAAAAATCGGGAAAGGATTCATGGTGCTGGTCGGAGTCAGCGACAGTGATACAAAGGAGACCGCGGACAAAATGATCCGGAAAATGCTTGCTCTTAGGATTTTTGAAGATGAGCAGGGGAAAACAAATCTTTCACTGGAAGCGGTGGAGGGAGAACTTCTGCTGATCTCTCAGTTTACTCTGTATGCTAACTGCAAGAAAGGAAACAGGCCAAGTTTCATTGGAGCCGGAGCGCCGGATATGGCAGAAGAGATGTACGAGTATATTATCAGTAAGTGTAAAGAACAGGTTCGTGTCGTAGAAAGAGGAAGATTTGGGGCGGATATGAAAGTCAGCCTTGTTAATGACGGGCCGTTTACCATTATCCTGGATTCAGATACATTGTAGAAAAAGACCAGGCGCCGCAGCAGTCTTTTGGCTGTCGGCGCCTAAAAAGAGGAAAAGATTAAGTCTGTGCATAGAAAAACGCACAGGAAATGTAAAAAATGATATCCAAAAAGAAATAATTACAATAATAAAACAACTGCGGGGAAAAAATTAAGAAACCAAAGAAAAATCTGATAAGTTTGAACGATATGAGTAGAAAACTATTAACTGATGGAAATATAATATCATAATCTGAAAAATATGTAAAGGAGAAAAACGGGAAAATCTCGTTTTTCTCCCAGGCAAGGCCTACTTCATAGCGCCGCCTGTCAGTACGGAACGTACATGGTCAATTTCCTGCTGGGTTGCCTTTGCGGCGGGAATATAATAGCTTTTCTCCCGCGCGATCTGATAAAGCTTTTCCTGAGACATTTCACATTCATTGCGCAGCTGCTTCAAACACTGCTTTAATTCTTTGTTTTCTGTCTGAGGGATCATTTCCCCATATCTTACAAGTTCTCCATTTACGCCGGCCAATGCATCTGCTACCATCGTTTTGTCGTCTAACATTGTTCTTCCTCCTACAAAAATTTTAAAAGATCCTGTTTGTTTTTCATTGCGCAGTTTGCCGCATCCTGAAAAAGTTTTTTTACTTCCGGGTCCTTTGCCTGCGCGGCATAGTCGTTCATTTTACAGTGGGATGTCTCATAGCCCCCGATCAGGTGGCGAAGGTTCTGCAGATCTAAAATTGATATTTCGGACATTGTCTTTCCTCCTTTAAGAACAATTGTGGTTTTTCGGGATTAGTATGTGTCAAAAAGAGGAAAATATGTTAGATCAGAGTTAAATTTTTCGCGCTTTCCGATTGACGGACAAAATATTGGAAGAGTTTCCCCATTTTATTATTTCTTTGATACATACATTCCGGATGCCATTGGACGCCTGCCGCAAAAGAATGGGAGGCAGACTCAATGGCTTCTATGATTCCGTCCGAAGCTACCGCGGTCGGTTTGAGGTTCTGTCCAAGTTGTCTCACGCATTGGTGATGAAAGCTATTTACAATCTGATGTTCTCCAAGAATGTTATATAGTATGCTATTTTTTGAAATGATGATTTTATGGCAGGGGTCGGAACGGCTGTCAGAGATCTGCATATGTTGAAGGGAGGAAGCGTCCCGCAGGGAAAGATCTTGGCAGATCGTGCCTCCAAGAGCCAGATTAAGGATCTGCATCCCTCTGCAGATTCCAAAGACCGGAAGTTTTGTCTCCAGCACATGGCGCATGAAACTTAGATGGAACCAATCCGTGTCCCAATTAGTCCTGCCCTGGGCAGTCAGAAGATCTTCCCCAAACAAAAGCGGGGAGACATCATCGCCGCCGCAGAAGAGAAATCCATCGCAAAGGTCAGTATAAACAGAGAAAGATGATTCTTTGGCGCAGGGGATGAGAACGGCAGTGCCTCCCGCCGCTTCAACGGCTTTAATATATGTGTCTGTGACAAACTGTCTCCCGTTGTGATAGCCGCAGGAGATGATCCCGATGATTGAAGTCATAAAAATCCCTTTCATAAACTGAATTTGAAGAGTATACTGATTATATAGGATAATATGCAAAGGAGTGGCTGAATATGAAATTGATCGACATGCATTGTGATACTTTGTGGAAGATGATGGACCTTGATAAAGAGGGAAATCTGATGGAGAATCAATGCAGTATCAATATCCCCGGTATGAAGAAAGCCGGTACGCTGGCCCAGTTTTTTGCATGCTTCACATATTTAGAGGATTACAAGGCAAAGGGAGCGTATGAGAAAGGGTACGCGCGCATCCTGGAGATGATCCGTTTTCTGGATCAGCAGATCAACGCGTTTCCTGATGAAATCGCCCGCGCGTGCTCCAGGAAGGAGATCCTCAGGAATGAATCAGAAGGAAAGATTTCTGCTCTTCTTGGGGTGGAGGACGGCGGCGTGCTCAATGGGAAGATGGAAAGGCTGGAGGAATTGTATCGGAAAGGCGTCCGGCTGGTAACGCTGCTGTGGAATCACGAGAACTGTATCGGGCATCCAAACAGCAGGCGGCCGGGAGAGATGTGGCAGGGATTGAAGCCGTTTGGAATCCAGATGGTAGAGAGAATGAGCGAGCTGAAAATGATCGTAGATGTGTCCCACGCCTCTGATGGGACTGTGCGGGACGTGTTGGAACACGCGAGGGGAGCGGTGATCGCCTCCCATTCTAACTGCCGGGCGGTATGCCCTCATCCAAGGAATCTGACAGATGAGATGATCCGGGCGATCGCAAACAGGGGCGGAATCGCGGGAGTAAATTTCTATGGGCCGTTTCTGGGTACAGAGACGGAATCCAGGATTTCTGAGATCACGCATCATATCCTTCATATGATTGACGTGGGAGGCAGCAGTTTTCCCGCGATCGGCACAGACTTTGACGGGTTTGACGGTATGGAGGTTATGGATATCCCGGAGGTGGGGAGCATGGAACGTCTCTGGGAAGCGCTGAAGAAAAAAGGGATATCAGAGCGGCAGCTGGATATGATCTGGCGGAGAAACGCCCTGCGTGTGATCCCATAAGCGCTGCTGCTGTCTGATATTGCACAGGGAAATTGAAAAAAATAAAATTCCCTCTTTTCTGTATGGAAAAGCTGTGCTATAATAGACAGGTACGCAGATGTAGTTCATCGGTAGAACACCAGCTTCCCAAGCTGGGGAGGCGGGTTCGACTCCCGTCATCTGCTTGGAAAAGCCGGAAGCGTTGCATAGTCAGCGTTTGCGGCTTTTTTGAGTATGATTTTGTTTGCGGGAAGCGTAAAAGCAAAAGCGGCGGGAGGAAAAGTATGAAAATAGTGTTTTTGGACGCGAAAACGATAGGTGATGATATAGACTTATCCGGTTTCGATCGGCTGGGAGAAGTGGTAAAATATGGATTTTCCCGGTCGGAGCAGGTCCCTTGGCGGACGGCGGACGCGGATGTGGTCATCGTCAATAAGGTGGAGGTCAATGAATCCACCATTGGAAACGCGAAGAACTTAAAGCTGGTTTGTGTGACGGCCACCGGAACCAACAATTTAGATAAGGAATACCTGGACAGACGGGGAATCGCCTGGAGGAATGTGGCCGGCTATTCGACTCAGTCGGTGGCACAGCATACCTTTGCCATGCTGTTCTATCTTCTGGAGAAGCTGCGTTATTATGATGATTATGTAAAGGAAGGCCGTTATGTAGATGATACGATCTTTACCCATTTCGCGGAAAGTTTCTATGAATTGAACGGAAAGCGGTGGGGGATCATTGGGCTTGGAAATATTGGAAGAAAGGTAGCAAAGATCGCGGAAACATTCGGAGCGGAAGTGGTATACGCTTCCGCGTCGGGCAGCGCGCCACAGGAGGGCTATCATCAGGTGGATCTGAATACGCTGCTTCGGACTTCGGATATCATTTCCGTCCATGCGCCATTGGATCAGAATACGGAAGATCTGATCGATGCCAGGGCTTTTCAGAAGATGAAGAAAAGCTGTATTTTCCTGAATTTAGGAAGAGGGCCTATTGTGGTGGAAGAAGATCTGGCAGAGGCACTGGAATCAGGTGAGATCCAGGCGGCGGGGCTGGATGTGCTGAGGGAGGAACCTATGAGTCCGGATAATCCGCTTCAAAGGATCCGGGACAGCAGGCGTTTGTTTATCACACCCCATATCGGCTGGGCCAGCATTGAGTCCAGGACAAGGCTTATGGAGATCATCCAGGGACAGATTGAAGAATTCTTCTGTCAGAGATAATGGCTTAGTCCTGTCCGGCGATTTTGAGAAATTCTTCCATTGCTCGGGTCATATACTTGGCTTGCTTGTGGTAGAAGACGATGCTCCGCTTTGTCTGGGGGTTGTCCAGTTTGTAGAAGCAGCATTCATCTACATTGGCAATGTGTCGGATAAGCGTATCTCCAACAAAGGTGATGCCCATGCCGTACCGGCAGATATTGAAAGCGGTCACCTGCTGGTCTAATTTAAGGATCACATTGGGAGAGAACCCTTCCATCTGGCAGATTTTCTCTGCCCGGGAGCGGGTGTCATTGCCGGAACGAAGGAAGATGAAAGGTTCCAAACGGAATTCCCTCAAAGAGACACAAGGGAAGGATGGATCCAGATGCCGTCCCTCCAGGATATCCTTCTGGGTCAGCAGAAACCTGGAGAGCCGCTGGTTAGAAGGGAAAGCTATCGGCACTGACAGCAATAGGGTCTCGTCCGCGAGAAAATGAGGGTGATAGACAGACTCCGGAAACTGGCAGTTGTCGATGACCAAATCTAAAGCCCCCCGGGACAACAGCTCCATAAGCTGAGGAGTGTCCGCTTCTGTGAGATGGATTCTGACTAGAGGGTATTTCCTGGTAAACCGGGCGATCATGGGCGGCAGGATATAGGAGGCGAAAAGGTTGCTGCCTCCGATGGAAAGCTGTCCTGTCTTTAATTCATTTAAGTCATTCAGATAGTTTTCAAATCGGTTCTGGATATCCATGATCTCTTCCACGGATCGGATATAGTGTTCTCCGCATTCGGTCAGCTGGATCGGACTGACGCTGCGGTCGAACAGGGGCGCTCCGATCTTTTCTTCTACTTTTTTGACGGCAGCGCTCAAGGAGGGCTGACTGATATAGAGATTAGCCGCTGCCTTGGAAAAACTGCGTTCTTTGTAAACTTCATAAACGTAATGCATAGAATGGAACATAACCGCGCCATGCCTCCTGTCTTCTCTTATAGCCCCATTATAGCCTTCAGCGCTCGGAAACGCAATAAGCCGGAGGGAGGGGAGAAGGCTTCAAAGAGAATTAAGAATACCTTAAGTTGCCTCTTTTGGAACAGGTATAGTATAATAGAGTTCCGATAAGGAGAGGTCCATATGACAAAAGAAAAGAAGTATTCCAGAAGAAGGCAGCAGGTGAAAAGACAGATCCTTATAATCGTGATTTTAGCGGTTTTGGCAGTGGCAATTCCGGTCATATATACAGTAAGATCTTCTGCGGAAGAACAGAAAACCAGCGGGGCGATAAGCAGTTCAGAAGGAATCAAAGGGACGCTTCAGGAGACAGACAGAGCGCTTCAGGATGAGACGCCCCGGGAACGGCTGGCAAGGGTGAAAAAGACCGCGGTGGAACGGGGATATCCCGCCGGAGTTATAGAACTTCTGGATAAAAACGAAGAGACTATAGAATTCGTAGCGAATTATGAAGAAAAGAAAGACAGTTCCCCTGCTCAGACGATCGGGGACGATTTGATCCAGGGGGAAATTCCAGAGCTGATCCAATGGGATGAGCGGTGGGGATACGCGTCCTATGGAACCAGCATCGTGGCAGTCAGCGGCTGCGGGCCTACCTGCCTTTCCATGGTGGCCAGCGGCCTTACCGGAGATGCGTCCATCACTCCCGCCAGTGTAGCTGCCTATGGGACGGCAAATGGATACGTGGATGAGGAAAATAATACCTACTGGAAGCTGATGAGCGATGGGTGCGCGGCTTGGGGCCTGACATGCTATGAAGGAGAGATTGAAGAAACAGTGGTTGTCAGTCAGCTTCAGGCGGGCCATCCGATCATCTGCAGCGTAGGGCCGGGAGATTTCACGGACAAGGGACATTTTATCGTGCTGGCAGGGTATGAGGATGGAAAGATCAAGGTCAATGATCCCTTTAGCAAAGCAAATACAGAGAACTTATGGGAGTTTGAGCGGCTGGAGGGGCAGATCAAAGCCTTGTGGATCTACTCATTGAAAAGATAAATAGATATATAGCGTTTGTCAATTCTATACAAAAACACAGAAGAAAAATTGGTCAGGATTTTGTTTGATAAATCATTGACAAGCTTAAGAGTACAAATGGTAAAATACGGGGGGGGGGTAAAGAAGGGCGGAATGTTTCTTCAAAAACCTCAACCTAAGTAGAGGGTTTCTCGTGGTTTATCATATTATGTTTTTGTTAGGAAGGTCTTAATGCAAGGAAAGAAACAAAAGTATACGATCGGTGAATTGGCAAGGCTGACAGGGATCAGTATTACCGCTCTGCGTTATTATGACCGGGAGCAGGTTTTGATTCCCGCGATCCGCAATGAAAGCAACGGATACAGGTATTACTCCGTCCACCAGTTAGAGCGGGCGCAGACGATCCGAGATCTGAAGTCTCTGGGATTATCTCTGGAAGAGATCCGGGAGATTTTGAAAAAGAAAAGCCACCGTCAGCTAGAGGAATGTCTGCGAGAGAAAGTAAGGGAGATCGAGGGAGAGATTGAAAACCTGGAGAGTAAGCTTCTATCCGCCCAGAACGCGTATCGGAGAGTGACAAACGGCAGGAGTTTCCTGGATGTGGAGGCGGATACTTCCTTGTTTTCTGTGGAACATTTCTATCCGGTAGAGGTGGCGCCGCTGAAGGAAATGTGGGTTTTGTATACCCGCTATCCCAGCGAAGTGAACGCGGAGAATCTTTTTTCCGACCGGTGTCTGGAACTTCAGCGACTGAGGAGCCAATATAATCTGTATACGATCGGGCCCTATATCGGCATTTTTCATGATGGGTATGAACGGCAGTTCAGTGAAGAAAAGGGAGATTTGGAAGTCTGCCTTCCGGTGATCAAGCCGGACGGTTTCCAGTGTCGGGAACTGCGCCAGTTTGGCGGATTCCTTACAGCAAGCACGATCCACATCGGTCCTTACAGCAAGAGCCGGAAAACCTATCAGTATCTGGAAGAATGGATCGGAGACAATGGGTATGAGATCACAGGACCTCCATTGGAGTATTATCTGATGGATATCAGCAATACCTTCAGCGAGGAGCAGTATTTGACTAAGATTCATTTTCCCGTGAAAAAGCGGGAAAACTTGTAGGAAAAGCAGGAATATAGCACATCTTGAATTTTGAAATTCGACAAAATCCAAGATGTGCTGTTTTTTTTGCTTTTTTTTGGAAAGATAAATAAAATTTTCACACTTTTCTATTGACTTTCCACCTAAGTTCAGAGTTTAAGATGCATATCAGAAAGGCAATGCGCAGATGTCTGAACGAATGAAAAAGAAAGTGAAGGAGGGAAACAAAGACGATGGCTGAGAAAAGCTATGACAGAAGTTATGAGAAAAGGATCGTGGTTCTGTTTTCTCTGACTTGGGGATTCCTGCATCTGAACCGTCTGGCAGTGAACTTTATGATGCCCGCGATCATGGAATCCATTCCTATGACAAACGCCCAGGTAAGCTATATCAGCGGCGCGACAACGGTCGCGTTCGCGATCTCATCGGCGATCATAGGTTACATTTCTGACCGGACTGGACATAAGAAATGGTGGATCGTCCCGCTGACGATCACGGCGGGTGTTTTCGCGGGGTTGTCTTTTGCGGCCAACAGCTATGGGATGCTGATCTTCTTTCGGGCCGCGTTTGGCGTGGCGTTAGGTCCGATCCTGGTTCTGATCTACAATATCATGGAACCGGCATCCACAAAGGAATCTTATGGGAAGAATACAGGGTATGTGAATTCGACCTGTGAATTTATCGTAACCTTATGCGGTCCGATTCTGATGACCCAGCTCTGTACCTGGATGGGCTGGAGGAACTCAACAGCACTGATCTGTATCCTGGTACTCCTGGTAGGCTTTGCCATGATCAAGATCGTGCGGGATACAGGGAAATCCGAATTGCAGCTGGACAGCAGAAAGGGACAGCTTAGACAGGTGCTGAAGAAGAAGAATGTAGTCCTGGCAGGTTTGATCGCGGTCATGGGGCTTGGCGGATACTGGATCATTATGAACTACGCGCCGCTTTACTGGGTTGAGTATGCCGGCCTGGATATTAACGGCATGGGCTTTGTTACAAGCTCTATGGGTGTCCTGGCCATTATCTATGCCTTTGCGGTTCCGAAGATTTCAGATAATATAGGACGAAAACCCGTTCTGGCAGCAGTGTTTGGCGTGGCGATCATTGCCCCGGTGGTAATGGCGGTTATGCCAGAGAGCAAGGCAACAATCGTGGTGTATGCGTTGATTGCCGGACTTCCAATTTCTACGCTGCCGCTGTACTACTCGATCGTGCCTTATGAGTCTGTGCCGGACTCCCTGAAGGCTACGGCCGGAGGTTTCGTCGCAGGCGTGGGTGAAGCGGTAGGAGGCGCGGTTGTTCCGGCAATCTCCGGGAATGTGTGCCCAGATCTTAAGACTATTATCCTCTCTGCGGCAATCGTATTCGCTATCGCGATGGTTCTGTCCATCTGTCTGACAGAAACCAATCCCACAACCTTGAAAAAGCGAGAGGAAAGGGAAGCGCTGCAGGGACATCCGGGGAGAGCAATCTAATAGAAAGAGGAGGAAAGAAATATGAGCCAAAAAACAGTGTTTCCATACATACCGAATTCCGTGCCGGAAATCCAGGAAGAGATGCTCCGGGAAGTGGGCGCCTCGGATGTGATGGATCTATATGAAGAAATTCCTGAGGAGCTGCGGGTCAAAGGCCTGCTGAACCTGCCGGAACCAATCCGGGATGAACTTGGGATCAAGCGGCATATGGAGAAGATCCTTGCGAAAAATAAGAACTGCAATGAGTACGACAATTTCATGGGAGCAGGATGCGCCCAGCACTTTGTGCCGGCTGTATGTGATGAGATCGCCGGAAGAGGCGAACTTCTGACCTGCTACGGGGCGGAGACCTGGGCGGATCATGGGAAATACCAGATCTTCTTCGAGTACCAGAGCATGATGGCAGAACTTTTAGAAATGGACTTTCTGACGGTTCCCTGCCACTGCGGCGGCCAGGCGGTGTCCACCTCTTTTTGTATGGCAAACCGGATCACAGGAAGAAAGAAGATCTTAGTACCTAAGACCATGACGCCTCAGAATCTGCTGATTGCCCAAAATTATGTAAAATCTGCAATCGAAGAAAAAGCGCTGGTGATTGAGGAAGTGGCGTATGACCCGTCTACAGGAGAGATGGATCTTGCTGATCTTGAGTCAAAACTAGACGATACAGTTGCGGCAGTGTTGATCGAGAATCCTAATTATCTGGGTGTGATCGAAAGCCAGGGAGCAAAGATCGGAGAGATGGCCGCAGCGGCTGGAGCGGAATTTATCGTTTATGCGGATCCCATTACTTTGGGCGTAATGGAAGCGCCAGGGAATTATGGGGCGACGATCTGTGTGGGAGACCTCCACGGACTGGGTCTTCATCTGCACTGCGGCGGCGCCCAGGCCGGCTATATCGCCTGTAAGGATGATATGAAATACATGGTTGAGTTCAAAGAACTGGTAGACGGTGTGGTGGAGACGACTGTGCCTGGAGAGGTAGGATATACGGTCGTCCTGATGGAACGGACCCACTACGCGATGCGGGAGAAGGGGAAAGAATTCACAGGAACCCAGAACAATCTGTGGACCGCACCGGTAGCTGTATATCTGGCTTTGATGGGACCAAAAGGGATGGAAGAGATCGGAGATACAATCATGACCAAGAACCAGTACGCTGCACAGCGGTTCTCTCAAATTCCAG is part of the Lachnospiraceae bacterium KGMB03038 genome and encodes:
- a CDS encoding HlyC/CorC family transporter, coding for MIGSILLQVVLIFLNATFASAEIAVISMSETKLKMMAEEKDKRAMKLFALVEQPAKFLATIQVAITLAGLLGGAFAADNFAGPLTDLLVRAGVTIPENVLNSIAVVVITLVLTYFNLVFGELVPKRIAMKKTEAMALGMSGLLSFVSKAAAPLVWLLTASTNGILRLMGIDPNQDEDTVTEEEIRMLLVEGNEKGIIPQEENDIIQNVFEFNDTSVEQICTRRRDVIYLSLQDDMEEWEKIIYENRHTHYPVCREGQEDIVGVLDTKDYFRLKDKSRESVMNSAVDKAFFIPEIMKANVLFAKMKQTRNYFAVIVDEYGGLSGIITLHDLMEALVGDLRELEEPIEPEDIEKLDEGVWKIQGCADLEDVAEELKIKLDLEDYDTFSGYICGEIGRIPSDGEKFHIETEELSIDVRDVENHVIKETIVRLK
- a CDS encoding YwaF family protein, producing MKKQRYFFLCCGLVLLASEIWKQWCITYQLNNGVYNWWYFPFQLCSTPMYICLLLPWIRSPRLYQAFLSFLMDFGLLGGIFAFCDTSGMHYGCAPLTIHSYAWHFALIGIGLSAGYIRRKNKDRSGFAGAAVCYLTCCLIATGLNLFLHQYGPINMFYISPYYDMTQKIFCQIAETIGNTGGILCYIGASLTGGYVIHQLGPGDF
- a CDS encoding DMT family transporter, translating into MRTKNACMLILTAFIWGTAFVAQSVGMDHLGPFTFNGVRNLIGGAALLPCIFFLERWNRKDQKKESGQEVPGTRKDLITGGIACGLLLFAASSLQQIGLVYTSAGKAGFITAFYIVIVPVLGIFLHQKAGWKIWAAVAAALAGLYLLCITDGFSVNIGDFYVLLCALLFSLHILVIDHFAPKVDGVKMSCIQFFVCGIVSLVPMFLWEEPRIEGLLLSWFPLLYAGVLSCGVAYTLQIVGQKNVNPTVASLLLSLESCFSVLAGWIILGERLSLREGAGCILMFAAIVLAQLPERKEKLQYE
- a CDS encoding phosphohydrolase produces the protein MNNYPLILKMMEYYAGRPKQIQHFMKVYAYAKLIGEMEHISPELQRILETAAITHDIGIRASEIKYGNSSGKNQELEGPPEARKMLWELGYDEELIQRVCYLIGHHHTYQKIDGIDYQILVEADFLVNLYENGNDSQAVKTALERIFVTETGKTLCRTMFGIQEPQIDKKGEISYGTRN
- a CDS encoding GNAT family N-acetyltransferase, translating into MVREIKKEDYQLYMDLSREFYDSDAVLHSIPASYREETWKEMMRSEEFVKGYILEKDGIEAGYGLTSYTFSQEAGGRVVWLEELYIRPEYRCHGLGKEFFRYVDEKVAPTVKRLRLEIEPDNLRAKKLYLAMGYKDLPYVQMIKEAQED
- a CDS encoding D-tyrosyl-tRNA(Tyr) deacylase is translated as MRFVIQRVSESEVKVDGEILGKIGKGFMVLVGVSDSDTKETADKMIRKMLALRIFEDEQGKTNLSLEAVEGELLLISQFTLYANCKKGNRPSFIGAGAPDMAEEMYEYIISKCKEQVRVVERGRFGADMKVSLVNDGPFTIILDSDTL
- a CDS encoding spore coat protein; the encoded protein is MLDDKTMVADALAGVNGELVRYGEMIPQTENKELKQCLKQLRNECEMSQEKLYQIAREKSYYIPAAKATQQEIDHVRSVLTGGAMK
- a CDS encoding gamma-glutamyl-gamma-aminobutyrate hydrolase family protein, with the translated sequence MTSIIGIISCGYHNGRQFVTDTYIKAVEAAGGTAVLIPCAKESSFSVYTDLCDGFLFCGGDDVSPLLFGEDLLTAQGRTNWDTDWFHLSFMRHVLETKLPVFGICRGMQILNLALGGTICQDLSLRDASSLQHMQISDSRSDPCHKIIISKNSILYNILGEHQIVNSFHHQCVRQLGQNLKPTAVASDGIIEAIESASHSFAAGVQWHPECMYQRNNKMGKLFQYFVRQSESAKNLTLI